The Argiope bruennichi chromosome 9, qqArgBrue1.1, whole genome shotgun sequence genome contains a region encoding:
- the LOC129984569 gene encoding protein NipSnap homolog 3A-like, with translation MTSFMRCRFIGALFRQRGHNGFNHWNSQNRNLSVPPLHTPHKITDVDGLNLSNKESQKIFEIRTYTVRPKDYKEYIKFTEDNFHLRIKHSKLFGFWITELGGLNEIIHIWEYDNHEHRAKVRDALAKDMEWQTNYKNKVSAMWISQTNATMTLLPWSLITLPSKSGVYELQIFNMNSHTDIWDGRLKAAMELSSLKLKSTNSVLVACFTSIFGPHNTVYALWQHESFDKFAFSRLQLLSEPNKSVLHAFYHEVLTGYSKGLLPHKASPLQ, from the exons ATGACTTCATTCATGCGTTGCAGATTTATTggg gcTTTATTTCGACAACGAGGTCATAATGGATTCAACCATTGGAACAGCCAGAATAGAAATTTATCAGTTCCACCTTTGCACACACCTCATAAAATAACAGATGTTGATGGGCTGAATTTAAGcaataaagaatcacaaaaaatctttgaaattagaACTTACACTGTGCGCCCTAAAGAttacaaagaatatataaaatttactgaagATAATTTTCACCTTCGCATTAAGCACTCAAAGCTGTTTGGTTTCTGGATTACAGAATTAGGAGGTCTGAATGAAATTATCCACATTTGGGAATATG ATAATCATGAACATAGAGCTAAAGTTCGAGATGCACTTGCAAAGGACATGGAATGgcaaacaaattacaaaaataaagtgTCAGCTATGTGGATAAGTCAAACAAATGCAACAATGACATTGTTACCATGGAGTTTAATTACTTTACCAAGCAAATCTG GTGTTTATGAATTGCAAATATTCAATATGAATAGTCACACCGATATTTGGGATGGAAGATTAAAAGCTGCTATGGAATTAAGCTCATTAAAATTGAAGAGCACTAATTCAGTTCTTGTTGCTTGCTTTACATCAATTTTTGGTCCTCATAATACAG tGTATGCACTATGGCAGCATGAAAGCTTtgataaatttgcattttcaagaCTCCAGTTACTTAGTGAGCCTAATAAATCTGttt tacatGCTTTTTATCATGAAGTTCTCACTGGTTACAGCAAAGGTTTACTGCCACATAAAGCTTCTCCTTTGCAGTGa